CTAAAATAATAAAAAAAACTCCCTTAACCGGTGGTTAAAGGAGTCATCATCATTTGTGTTTTTAGGTCATTAAAACTATTAAGCTTTTACTGTTCAGCAAGAGTTTTAATGGTTACTAGTTTTTTGTTCAACAAATGTATCATCTTCCGTATAAAAATCCGAATTATTTGGGTGGACAAAGGGTGGACAAATTAAAAATGACTACCTGAATTTACTTCTAAGTCTCGTATGTAATTGATTATCAATTGCTTTTTTAAATTCTAATTTATTTTATTATTTTTACCTACTTTTGTTTAATATCATATTTTTTAACCTTAAATATAATTAATGAGTAACGTTTTATTTGTTTTATGATAGAAATGCTAAATATTACTTTTATATCGTAAGATAATCTTATATTAACATGTTTATTTTTTTACAAAACGATCTATGTGAAACTTCTACTCAGCACTTTCTTATTTGCCGTATACATTTTTTTACCGGCGCAGAAAATTAATTTGAGCTCCGATCTCTCTCAGGTTGCTTCCTGGGAAAATCTGATCATGCAACATGATCTGCTGAATGTTGACACAATCAAGGCAAAGTCATTTTTAGAGCCCCTAAAAAATCGTAATACTTTAGGGGATCAAATAATTTATGATGCACTTATCGCAAAAGTGTATGCAAAAAATTTTGATAAAATTAATGCAACGAGCAACAGTCTTTTTTCAAAATCCATTAGGAACGCGGTTAAATTAGGTGATCAGTCTCTGGAAGTTTGGTCGCTTCTTAATTATGCTGAATACCTGTATAATTTTAGGCAAATGACCGAAGCGTTACCCTACTTCATGTCGGTTACAGAGAAGATAGAAAACATGTCTTACGACAAAATTCTGTTTCCTGGAGAATCCTTTAGTAAAATCGGCTTTTTCATGGGTACGATCGGGGATAATAGTCTTGCTGTAACCTATCTAAACAAAGCACTTCAATATACAAAGCCCAACACTTCTGCTTATGCCATGGCTTTAGATAATGTGGGAATATACCTAATGAATTTGGGAAATTATAAAGGTGCAGAAAAAAGTATAACCGAGGCATCGGTGATGGCAAAGTCAATAGGAGATGAGGTACGATATGCAAAAACCCTGGGCAATCTGGCGCAGATCTATGAAAAAAAGGGGGAAATTCCACGTGCAATTGAACTTGTTCGTCAGGATATTGTCATCTCCGAAAAAAATAAGAGTACTCAAAATACCATGTTTGCCTATACTTTATTGGCCCGACTTCTCATTAAAAATAATCAAATCACCGAAGCAAATGAAGCAATAAAGTATGCCGATGCGATCGCGAAGTCGAAATCATACTTTAAAATTAATGAGCTTGATATTTTGAAACTGAAACTCAAAATATTGAATCTGGAACATAGAGAGGATGAGGAATTGGAAGTGCGCCGCAGAATTAGTGTTTTAGAAGACTCATTGAATAAAACAGATGGCGTGCTTCCCCTCAATCAGGCAAATTGGTTGATGCAGAAAAGAAAATACCAACATAACATTGTTGCGACAAAAAAAGAACTCGTAAGGGAAGCCAGCCTAAAAAATGTGATTTTTGCCATCACAGGACTTTTGATTGTCTTGGTACTGTTTATATTTATCCGGTCAAAAAATAAGTTAAAGGAAACGCAGCTTGAAAAAGAGAGGAAAATTAAGATGTATGAAGACATGAAACGACGTAATGAGCAGAAACTCCTGGATGCGAACAAAACGTTGGATGCTCAGATTGATTTTTTGAAAGAAAAAAATATACAGATTCAGAAACTTCGTGAGGAAATTGAGAATTTCAAAGAATCAGGTTCTACTTTTGTTGAAAAAGACCGTAGTAAACTTCACGATTTACTCCAGTCTCATTTAATGACGGAGGAAAACTGGTTAAATTTCCGGCGGGAATTTGAGAAAGAACATCCTACTTTTTATAAAATATTACAAAAGGATTTTCCAGAGATCACCACATCTAATCTTCGAATAATTTTATTGCAGAAATTAGGCTTTACAAACTCCGAAACCGCAGCCTTATTGGGAATTACGGTCGACGCCGTGAAGAAGTCAAAACAACGATTAAAGCACAAATTGGGAGCGAAATATGATGTGCTCTTTAAAATGATGGTGTCTGAAAATTAAAAAACTCTCCATTAAAAATGAAGAGTTTTAGTTTTATTTCTGCTAATTTTCGGCAATCAGCAAAATAAATTTAGTATCTGTAATATTCCGGTTTGAATGGTCCTTCCACAGAAACGCCGATGTATTTTGCCTGCTCCGGAGTCAAAGTTTCCAGTTCTACGCCTAACTTTTTAAGGTGTAAAGCCGCTACTTTTTCATCTAAATGTTTTGGCAACGTGTACACTTCATTTCCATAAGCTTCTGAATTGGTCCACAATTCAATTTGAGCCAAAGTTTGGTTTGCAAAAGAATTACTCATTACAAAACTTGGGTGACCTGTGGCACAACCTAAGTTCACCAAACGACCTTCTGCTAAAATAATGATTTCTTTACCGTCAATAGTGTAAACATCAACCTGTGGTTTTACTTCATATTTTGTATCGCCATAATTCTCGTTTAACCAAGCCATATCCAATTCATTATCGAAATGTCCGATATTACAAACTACGGTTTTGTCCTTCATTCTTTTGAAATGCTCTCCTTTAACAATGTTAAAGTTACCGGTTGTTGTAATAATGATATCTGCATTTTCAACTACAGTGTCCAGTTTTTTAACTTCAAAACCTTCCATTGCGGCCTGTAATGCACAGATTGGATCAACTTCAGTTACCGTAACGATAGAACCTGCTCCTCTGAAAGAAGCTGCTGTACCTTTACCAACATCACCATAACCACAAACTACGACTCTTTTACCCGCAAGCATCAAGTCAGTTGCTCTTCTGATCGCATCAACTGCAGATTCTCTACATCCGTATTTGTTATCGAATTTTGATTTTGTTACTGAATCATTTACGTTGATTGCAGGCATTACCAAAGTTCCGTTCTGCATTCTTTCGTATAATCTGTGAACTCCGGTTGTGGTTTCTTCAGAAAGTCCTTTAATATCTTTTGTTAATTCAGGATATTTATCGAAAACCATATTTGTTAAATCACCACCATCATCTAAGATCAGATTTAAAGGTTTTCTGTCTTCTCCAAAAAAGATGGTTTGTTCGATACACCATTCAAATTCCTCTTCTGTCAAGCCTTTCCAAGCGTAAACTGGAATTCCGGCAGCAGCAATTGCAGCCGCAGCGTGATCCTGTGTAGAGAAAATATTACAAGAAGACCAGGTAACCTCGGCTCCCAAAGCCACCAAAGTTTCAATTAAAACGGCAGTTTGAATCGTCATGTGAAGACATCCCGCAATTCTCGCTCCTTTCAAAGGTTGAGACGGACCGTATTCTTCGCGAATTGCCATTAATCCCGGCATTTCTGCTTCGGCCAATTTGATTTCTTTTCTGCCATACTCGGCTAATGAAATATCCTTAACTTTATAAGGAACGTATTGTGTTGTAGTTTCCATCTATTTAAATAAATTTGACGCAAAGATACTAAATGTCTTTATTTAATTTTCGTCCATTTAAAAAATAGCGGTTATATCTTTTATCTATTAGAAAACAAAAGATGTTAATTTTGATTTAGGTAAAATTAATATTTGAATATTTGTTTTTTTAAAGAATTGCTTATTTTTACTATCTAATACTTATTCATGCCACTTTACCGCGATTTTTCAGATGATCAAGCAACTATTCTTCTTTGGAAATATGACGAGGAGGAAGAATTGAATCCCGAATTCCTTTTAGAAAAAGAAAATATGGATCGCGTAAAAGATTACCATCCCACGAAATTAAAGGAACTGCTGCTGGTTAGAAAAATTTTGAAATCAGTTTTGCCCGATCATAAAATACTGTATAACGAAAGGATTCCTTATTTGTCGCCCAACGATTTTGAAATTTCAGTTACGCATTCTTTTCCGTTTGCCGCATTAGCGATTTCTAGAAACAAAGTTGGAATTGATATTGAACCTTTCAACCCGAAAATAAAAAGAATTCAGCATAAATTTTTGCAGGAGGAAGAAAGCGGTTTTATAGAAAAAGACAAAGAAGTGGCTTATCTCACCGTGATTTGGTCCCTGAAAGAGAGTTTATATAAAATTCA
This DNA window, taken from Kaistella carnis, encodes the following:
- a CDS encoding helix-turn-helix transcriptional regulator gives rise to the protein MKLLLSTFLFAVYIFLPAQKINLSSDLSQVASWENLIMQHDLLNVDTIKAKSFLEPLKNRNTLGDQIIYDALIAKVYAKNFDKINATSNSLFSKSIRNAVKLGDQSLEVWSLLNYAEYLYNFRQMTEALPYFMSVTEKIENMSYDKILFPGESFSKIGFFMGTIGDNSLAVTYLNKALQYTKPNTSAYAMALDNVGIYLMNLGNYKGAEKSITEASVMAKSIGDEVRYAKTLGNLAQIYEKKGEIPRAIELVRQDIVISEKNKSTQNTMFAYTLLARLLIKNNQITEANEAIKYADAIAKSKSYFKINELDILKLKLKILNLEHREDEELEVRRRISVLEDSLNKTDGVLPLNQANWLMQKRKYQHNIVATKKELVREASLKNVIFAITGLLIVLVLFIFIRSKNKLKETQLEKERKIKMYEDMKRRNEQKLLDANKTLDAQIDFLKEKNIQIQKLREEIENFKESGSTFVEKDRSKLHDLLQSHLMTEENWLNFRREFEKEHPTFYKILQKDFPEITTSNLRIILLQKLGFTNSETAALLGITVDAVKKSKQRLKHKLGAKYDVLFKMMVSEN
- a CDS encoding 4'-phosphopantetheinyl transferase family protein: MPLYRDFSDDQATILLWKYDEEEELNPEFLLEKENMDRVKDYHPTKLKELLLVRKILKSVLPDHKILYNERIPYLSPNDFEISVTHSFPFAALAISRNKVGIDIEPFNPKIKRIQHKFLQEEESGFIEKDKEVAYLTVIWSLKESLYKIHHSNYWSLKKHYEVKPFRLDFPFNIQCRVHDEKVSDLYKARVEFFENYCFTIVD
- the ahcY gene encoding adenosylhomocysteinase, which translates into the protein METTTQYVPYKVKDISLAEYGRKEIKLAEAEMPGLMAIREEYGPSQPLKGARIAGCLHMTIQTAVLIETLVALGAEVTWSSCNIFSTQDHAAAAIAAAGIPVYAWKGLTEEEFEWCIEQTIFFGEDRKPLNLILDDGGDLTNMVFDKYPELTKDIKGLSEETTTGVHRLYERMQNGTLVMPAINVNDSVTKSKFDNKYGCRESAVDAIRRATDLMLAGKRVVVCGYGDVGKGTAASFRGAGSIVTVTEVDPICALQAAMEGFEVKKLDTVVENADIIITTTGNFNIVKGEHFKRMKDKTVVCNIGHFDNELDMAWLNENYGDTKYEVKPQVDVYTIDGKEIIILAEGRLVNLGCATGHPSFVMSNSFANQTLAQIELWTNSEAYGNEVYTLPKHLDEKVAALHLKKLGVELETLTPEQAKYIGVSVEGPFKPEYYRY